The genomic interval CATGGGCTGGTCAATAAAGGCGTGAACGTGGTGATGGACATTCCCTTCGAGCTGTGGAACGAGACTTCAGCAGAGGTGGCCGACCTTAAAAAACAGGTGACCGAAAATCctgcatctgtttttttaaagcagaaagaTTTAAAGCAGATTTAAAGAGTTGAAGCtacaaatgtttgcttttatcTCTGACGTCAGTGCGATGTGTTGGTGGAGCAGTATGAGGACGTGATCGAGCACTGGTACCGAGGAAGCCAGGAGGAAGACCTGACCACGTATCTGTGTGAGAAACATGTCCTCAAAGGACAGGACACAGGTAACACGGACACAGAGCTCTGTCACGTTTCCTAtcccaaaggtcaaaggtcagcgtcactgtgacatcatcatgttgtgctgtgaccatgtttcacatttgctcAGATCCTGAATCGGTGattttaacctttgacctcaaTCATTACCCCGTTTATTCCTCTGCCCAGCCTGCCTGGATGAGGTCTGGCCTAACATGATGAAGAAGGGAGACCAGGCAGCCATTGCcgaggacaagaagaagaagaaaaagaagaagggagggaagaagggaaAGGGTAAGAGcgaggagggcgaggagggaAAAGACGGCAGCTCGGAGGGAGAGAAGGcgaccaagaagaagaaggagaagaaagtgaagaagaagaaaaagagcaaagctCCGCCGGAGAAGACGGATGGAGGGGTGTCGTCAGATGACGAGATCCAGCAGCAAGTGCCTCTGTCCAGGCCGAAGACGGAGCTGTGAGCCCTGGTTTCCGTCTGGACCTGGACCAGCTCTCCCAGACTAAAGTAAACTCTTAGTAAAAGCAGCTTCTTTAAACATCTTCAGCTCCCGTCATCGCCGAGGTCCACAGCCTTCAATCACACCCTCAACTGTTACACGTGGAGTCTAAAGTCTTCGTTTCAGCGTCCGCGGGTCTGAAACGCGCTGCAGGGCTCTGAAAACCTGATGGAACCCGCAAGAACCCTGAATAACTGTGCTTTGTCATAACTTTATCAATGGAATCACTCGTCAGTTAATTGAAAAATCATTGGTTACAgtcctgaaaacacaaacactggattCTGTTCGACAGTATTTAGACGGCTGAGAGCAGAGCTTCAGGTCCGCAGAGGGAaactttctgctctgttcttttctttctttctctctcagttgAATGTAGATGCAGATCTGCCGCTTTCACTCTGCATCTCCCCGTAATGTGAATTTGTGCGTTTGCTCacgtttctgctgctttttaaacgTCGAGTATTGACTGAAATGTTCATTCCGTCTGAAAATTGGtactttttaatggtttgttttGGCTGTATTTTCTGGAAATGCTCACATTGTGTAATATACCTGTATGTTAAACACACATTGATCCTGACAGAgaagcttttccttttttatgaTGTTTCTGTCCAGGATTTTAAGATCTCCAGTGATGCAGACCAGATTATTATTTCCTGTCCTTTAGCAGAAAAATGATCTTTAAGTCTCAAATTCAGTGAAATTCCCCTTTAACGAGCGAACGCAACATGAGTTACCTATGTTAAATGTCAGTGATTTGTGTTTGATATTTGTAATTTTCCATTCATTGTTTTgccttgtgtgcgtgtgtgtgtgtgtgtgtgtgtttgtgtgtttgtgctgtacaAAAGCTGCTATTTAAGGcgagcgtgtttgtgtgtgtttgctgactcCCGAGCTGACAATGaaggttagtgtgtgtgtgttttttgcagttttgtgtgtgtgtttttacagatttttattCTGAAGTGAAATGCTGGCTGTGTTGTATTCAAGTTGCTTTTTGAAACCATGAGCAGACACATCAGTGGATCAATAAACAGGTTTGAAAACTCTGTGAACGTATTGCAAACGACTGATCATTTCCAGGTTTAAACGGTCATTTTAAATGGAAGTCGCCTCAGTCATTATTTACACTTTAGTCTAATTTTTTAAACAAACCTCTGAAGGTAAGTTAACTCAGTGTAAATCTCTCTGTCTGCAAACACCTGTGGGTGACATGCACATGTCTGACCACTAGAGGGAGGCAGAGTCACACACTTGCAGTGCAGTTCGGTTCTAGCAGTAATGACGGTTAAGGAGGGcgttttcattttaattgttgtGTAACTTGCTTTTgccattaaaaaatgttgcatCTTACGTTATTTTACACTCCAGCTTCGCAGTTTTGTACAGAGCCCAGAATATGTGAGCAAATGAAAACCACTAAGGGCTGAAGCTATCATTGAGGACAGTTAGGCCATTTATAAAGTTTGTAATTAACCACATTTTGGGCGCAGAGGTACTTACAGTACGACCTATTACAGTACAATCTATTTCTTGGCAAAACAATTAATCTGCCAGCTCACCGTCTTTGTGCATATGGATTAATT from Chaetodon auriga isolate fChaAug3 chromosome 24, fChaAug3.hap1, whole genome shotgun sequence carries:
- the cnpy3 gene encoding protein canopy homolog 3; the encoded protein is MILAGYLTVFLVFSSVGAAKNGGDDEWVKLPNKCEVCKFVSIEMKSAFEETGRTKEVLNMNYNFIDDKGTPPAKSYKSDLRFIEVVENVCQRLLEYNLHKERTGSNRFAKGMSETFSTLHGLVNKGVNVVMDIPFELWNETSAEVADLKKQCDVLVEQYEDVIEHWYRGSQEEDLTTYLCEKHVLKGQDTACLDEVWPNMMKKGDQAAIAEDKKKKKKKKGGKKGKGKSEEGEEGKDGSSEGEKATKKKKEKKVKKKKKSKAPPEKTDGGVSSDDEIQQQVPLSRPKTEL